Part of the Oscillibacter hominis genome is shown below.
GCCGGGGAGTTCCGCACGGCACTGAGCGGATCCCGTTATTCCAAATACTTTGGCTCCGATGACCTGGTGGACATCGACTACCGGGCCGACCGGGTGGAATATCACCTGGCCAGGCGTTTCATGCATTTTGCCTCCGACGCGCCCACGGCCTTCATGGCCTTTATGGTGCTGACCCAATTGGAGCTGGAAAACATCGTAACCATCATCGAGGCGGTTCGTTATGGGACGCCTCCGGAGGAAATCGCCTCCATGCTCATATTATAATTTCCAGATTGGAAAGGCGGTGTAATTTTGTCCATTGCAAAAATGACACTGGTACAGCTGACCGGCAAGCTCCAGGTGCTGGACGAGGCATTGCTGCGTCTTACCGAGGTGCCCCGCTTCCACCCGGAGCAGCCCTTCCAGCTCTCCGGCAAGGTCAAGGGCTTTTCCCCCATTTCACAGGAAAACCCCTACAAACCCCTGCTGCAGCAGCTGACCGAGCTGGCCCAACTCACCGGGTTTGAGTTGAGGCCCGCCCCGGATTCCGCCCAGGCGCCGCCGTCCCCGGAGGAGATGAAAACCTCCCTGGCCGCGCTGAAGGTTCAATTTGACAAGCTCTCCGACTACCGGAAAAAGCTCACCGGCTTCGCCGAGGAAAACAAGGAGGCCCTCGCGCTATTGGAGCGGCTTCAGACCCTGGACGCGGATGTGGACGACATTTTCTCCTGCGAGTACGTGAAGGTCCGTTTCGGCAGGCTGCCCACAGACAGCTACCGGAAGCTCGATTATTATACCGATCAGCTCTTTGTCTATGTCTCGCTGACCGAGGACGACGAGTACTGCTACGGCTTCTATTTCACCACCGAGGAGGTGATTGCAGAGGTTGACGACCTCTTCGCCTCCCTCTATTTCGAGCGGATCTGGGTGCCCAAGACCATCCACGGGACGCCGGAGGCCGCCAGGGAGAGCCTGGAACACAGCCTGGAGCAGACCAACCGGGACTTGGAAACGGTCAACAGGCGGCTTACCGAGATCATGCGGCAAAACAGTGACTTCATCCTTGCCGCCTATACCCGCCTCTCCGCCCTGAACCGCACCTTTGAATACCGCAAGTATGTGGGTGCCTATCATGACATGTTCCACATCACCGGGTTTATCCCCACCGCGGATGAGAACTCATTCGCCGAGCGGTTCGCGGGCCTTGAAAACCTGACCGTGGACTTCAGGCCCCACGACAGCGACAGGCGCTTTCAAACGCCCACTCTTTTGAAAAACAACTGGTTCTGCCGCCCTTTTGAGCTCTTCGTAGAGATGTACGGCATCCCCTCCTATGAAGAGCTGGATCCCACCGCCTTTCTGGCCCTCAGCTATACGCTGCTGTTCGGCATCATGTTCGGCGACCTTGGGCAGGGGCTCTGCATTGCTTTGTTGGGACTTCTTCTTGCCAGGTGGAAGCGGATGGAATTCGGCCGGATTCTCTGCCGCATCGGCCTCTCCTCCGCTCTGTTCGGCCTTCTCTATGGTTCGGTGTTTGGGTTGGAAAACGCCCTGGACCCCTTGTATCACGCCCTGGGCTTTGCGGAAAAGCCCATTGAGATCATGAACCCTGTGACTATGAACAACCTGCTCTTTTTTGCCATCGGCCTGGGCGTGGTGCTGATCGTGGTCTCCATCTGCATGAACATCGCCCTGGGCCTTCGCGCCCACGACGTGGAGCGGGCCCTTTTCTCCCAAAACGGCCTCGCGGGACTTATCTTCTATGGTGCCGTGCTCACCGGTGTGGTCTCCATGGTCATGGGCCACAGCCTTTTTGGAAACCCCATCCTCCTCAGCCTTTGCATCCTGCCCATCCTGGTGATCTTTCTCAAGGAGCCGCTGGCCCGCCTGATTGACGGCAGCCGCCCCCTGCCGCCCGGCGTAAGCCCCGGGGGCTTCCTGGTGGAGGGGTTCTTCGAGCTGCTGGAGGTGCTTTTGAGCTTCGTCACCAACACCATGTCCTTTCTGCGTGTGGGCGGCTTTGTCATCAGCCACGCCGGCATGATGGCGGTGGTGCTGACGCTGACCGAGATGATGCAGGGCTCGGGAAGCATCCTGACCTTCATCGGCGGGAATCTCTTTGTCATGGCCCTGGAGGGCTTTATCGTGGGCATCCAGGTTCTGCGCCTGGAGTTCTACGAGATGTTCAGCCACTATTTTGAGGGGCAGGGAATCCCCTTTGTATCCATCGCTGCTGAGCCGCAGCGGCCATAACGGGCGTCTGCCCAAGAGATTTGGAGGAATTGAACATGAATATTTGGTTGGCTGTTTTGATCTGTTCCCTTGTGATCGTCCTGCTGTGCGCGCCGCTGGTGCCCCTTGCACGGGGCCGCCTGAGTGCAAAGTCCGCCCGGCGCAGGATCATCATGAACTTAGGCACCTTTGCCTTCGTGTGCCTCTTAGGCGTCGTGCTGCCCATGACCGGCTTTGCCGCCGAGCCGGCAGCGGGCGCAGCGGATTTGGCGAGCCTCTCCATTGCCGGCACCACCGCCCAGGGCCTGGGCTTCCTTGCCGCCGCCCTCTCCACCGGCCTCTCGGCCCTTGGCGCGGGCATCGCCGTGGCCGCCGCAGCCCCCGCTGCCATCGGCGCGGTCAGTGAAAACGCGAAATCCTTCGGCAAGGCCATCATTTTTGTGGTGTTGGGCGAGGGCATCGCCATCTATGGCCTGCTCATCTCCATTTTGATCATCAACCGCCTGTAAGAGGCTCCGCAATGAAATTCTTTTTAATCAGCGACAACATGGATACCCAGATGGGCATGCGCCTGGCCGGGATTGAAGGCGTCGTGGTCCATCAGGCGGACGAGGTGGAGCAGGCGCTCAGCCAGGCCGTACAGGACCCGGACATCGGCATCGTGCTGGTGACTGCCAAGCTGGTCTCGCTCTGCTCCGCGCTGATCAACGAGCGCAAGCGGAACTACAAACGCCCCCTGATCGTGGAAATTCCCGATCGCCACGGGGAGGATGTGGGCGCCGCATTGGAGCGGTACATCGGTGAGTCTCTGGGGATCAAGCTGTAGGGAGGGGTTAACATGAAAGCGTCTCAGCGGGATATTCAAAAAAAGCGTGAGCAGTTCCGCCAGAGCATCATGCGTCAGGCTGACGTACAGATTGCCAAAATCGACGCGGAGCTGGAGTCCTTTCGCGCCAATGAGCTGGGCAAGTGCAAGGACGACGCCCGCGGGAACTCCCACCACATGTTAGATGAGGAGCGGCTCCGGATTGAGCACGAAGCGGGCCAGCGGGTCTCGGCCCGGCGGAGCGAACTGCGCCGCCAGCTCTATGAGCGCCGCTCCCAGCTCACCGACGACCTCTTTGCCCAGGCCAGGGCGCGGCTGGGCGACTTTGTCTCCGGCCCCGACTACCCGGACTATCTCCGCAAAAAGGCCGGCAAGGCCTCCGGCCTCCGGCGCGGCGGTGAGGAAGTTGTGCTCCAGGTACGCCCGGAGGACCTCCGGTACGAAAAAGACCTGATCCAAGCCTGCGGCGCCCCCTGCCGCGTGGAGGCGGCGGAGGCCATCGCGCTGGGGGGGCTGCTTGTCTCCCTGCCCGAGAGCGGCAGAGCCGCCGATGAAACGTTGGACGCGGCCCTGGAGGCCCAGCGCCAGTGGTTCTATGAAACTTCGGAACTTTTCCTTGGCCCGGGAGGTGAGCAGCTGTGAATGAAGTCTATTCCATCAATGGCCCCGTTGTCACCGTCCGTGGCGCTACCTCCCTGAAAATGCTGGAAATGGTCTATGTGGGCCGCCGTCGCCTCATCGGCGAGGTCATCGGCATCACCCGGGAGAAGACCACCATCCAGGTATACGAATCCACCACCGGCCTGACCCCGGGTGAACCCGTGGAGTCCACCGGCGCGCCTCTTTGCGCCACTCTGGGCCCGGGAATCCTCTCCAACATCTACGATGGGATCGAGCGGCCCCTGATGGAGCTGATGCGCACCTCCGGCGCCATGATCGACGTGGGCTCCAGCCTGAGCGCCCTGGATGAGCAGAAGATGTGGCAGGTGAGCGTGAAGGTCCGGGAAGGTGATCGCCTTACCCCGGGCCAGGTCTATGCCACGCTGCCGGAGACACCGCTCATTGAACACCGCTGCCTCGTGCCCCCCGGCCTTTCCGGCACGGTGACCTTCGCGGCCCAGGACGGCCTCTGCCGCGTCAGCGACGTGGTGGTGCGCCTTAAGGAGGAATCAGGCCGGGAACGGGAGCTGAGCCTCTGCCAAAAGTGGCCCATCCGCACACCCCGGCCGGCGGCGGAGCGGCTGCCCATCTCTGTGCCCCTCATCACCGGGCAGCGCGTCATCGACACCCTCTTCCCCATCGCCAAGGGCGGTACCGCGGCCATCCCGGGGGGCTTCGGCACCGGGAAGACCATGACCCAGCATCAGCTGGCCAAGTGGTGCGACGCGGATATCATCGTCTATGTGGGCTGCGGCGAGCGGGGCAACGAGATGACCCAGGTGTTGGAGGAGTTCAGGGAGCTCATCGACCCCAAATCCGGCCAGCCCCTGACCGCACGCACGGTTCTGATCGCCAATACCTCCAACATGCCTGTGGCGGCCCGGGAGGCCTCCATCTACACGGGCATCACCCTGGCGGAGTACTACCGGGACATGGGCTACCACGTGGCCATCATGGCCGACTCCACCTCCCGCTGGGCCGAGGCGCTGCGGGAGATTTCCGGCCGGCTGGAGGAGATGCCCGCCGAGGAGGGCTTCCCCGCCTATCTTCCCAGCCGCATCTCCCAATTCTATGAGCGGGCCGGGCTGGTCAGGACCCTTGGCGGCCAGGAGGCCTCCGTGTCCATTATCGGCGCCGTCTCGCCCCAGGGCGCGGACTTCTCAGAGCCGGTGACCCAGAACACCAAGCGCTTTGTGCGCTGCTTCTGGGCCCTGGACAAATCCCTGGCCTACAACCGCCATTACCCGGCCATCAACTGGAACGAGAGCTACAGCGAATATGTGGAGGACCTCTCCCAGTGGTATGCCCAGCACGCGGGCCGCCAGTTCATGGCCCGCCGCCAGGAGCTGATGGGCCTTTTGCACGAGGAGAACAAGCTGATGGAAATTGTCCGGTTGATTGGCTCTGACGTCCTGCCCGACGACCAGAAGCTGATCATCGAGATCGCCAAGCTGATCCGCACCGGCTTCCTGCAGCAAAACGCCTATCATAAGGAGGACACCTATGTGCCGCTGAGCAAACAGCTGCGGATGATGGAGGTCATACTGCACCTCTACCACGGCGCCCTGGACGCCATCTCCGGACGGGGAGCCGAGCCCCACGCCGTGGCACTCTCCGAGGTGCTGGAGTCCGGCATCTTCAGCCGCCTTTCCAAGATGAAATACGAGGTGCCCAACGACCATCCGGAGCAGTTCGACAGCTACGATCAGGACATCGACCAGGTCCTGTCGGCGCTGTGACGGGAGGAAGAGCAAATGAGCATTGAATTGACCGGCCTGAGCGAGATCAACGGCCCCCTGGTGGCGCTGGACGGCGTCACCGGCGCGGGCTTTGACGAGATGGTCCGCCTGCGGCTGAGCAGCGGCGCCGTCCGATCCGGGCGGGTGGTGCAGATCGAGGGAGAGCGCTGCATCATCCAGGTGTTTGAAGGCACCAATGACCTGGGCCTGAGCGGCACCCGTGTGTCCATGATGGGCCATCCCATGGAGCTTGCGCTGTCCCCGGAGCTGCCCGGCCGTATTTTTGACGGTGCCGGCCGCCCCATCGACGGCCTTGGCCCCCTTTTTTCCGAAAAGAAGGCCGATATCAACGGCCTGCCCCTGAATCCTGTGGCCCGGGTCTATCCCCAGGACTATATCCACACCGGCATTTCCTCCATCGACTGCCTGATGACCCTGATCCGCGGACAGAAGCTGCCCATTTTCTCCGGCCCCGGCATGCAGCATAACAAGCTGGCCGTCCAGATCGTGCGCCAGGCGCGCCTGGCCAAGGCTGACGGCGCCCGCTTTGGGATTGTCTTTGCCGCCATCGGCGTGAAAAACGACGTGGCCGACTACTTCCGCCGCTCCTTTGAAGAGGCAGGGGTGATGGACCGGACCACCATGTTTTTGAACCTCTCCAACGACCCCATCATCGAGCGGATCCTGACGCCCCGCTGCGCCCTCACCGCCGCGGAGTACCTGGCCTTCGAGCTGGGCATGCACATCCTGGTCATCATGACCGATGTCACCGCCTACTGCGAGGCACTGCGGGAGTTTTCCTCCTCCAAGGGTGAGATCCCCGGACGAAAGGGCTACCCCGGCTACCTGTATTCCGACCTGGCCTCCCTCTATGAGCGGGCCGGCATCATCAAGGGCGCCGCCGGCTCTGTCACCCAGATTCCCATCCTCACCATGCCCAATGACGACATCACCCATCCGGTTCCCGACCTGACCGGCTATATCACCGAGGGCCAGATCGTGCTGGACCGCTCTTTGGACGCCACCGGTGTCTATCCCCCTGTGGCGGTGCTCCCCTCCCTGTCCCGCCTCATGAAGGACGGCATCGGCGAGGGCTATACCCGGGCCGACCACGCCGCCGTCTCCAACCAGCTGTTTGCCGCTTACGCCCACGTCCAGGACACCCGGTCCCTTGCCTCGGTGATCGGCGCGGAGGACCTCTCTTTGGTGGATCAGCAGTACCTGAAGTTCGGCACGGCCTTTGAGCGCTATTTCATCACCCAGCGCTTTGACGAAAGCCGCACCATGGACGAAACGCTGGATTTGGGGTGGACCCTTTTGTCCCTCCTTCCAAAGAGCGAGCTGGACCGGGTGGACAACGAGATGCTGGAGGCCCACTACCACCCCGGCGAGGCCCAATCCCTCCTGGAGCAAAGGGGTGAGGAGCTGTGAGCCAGCAGATTTTCGCCACCAAGGGCAATCTGATGGCCGCGAAAAAGTCACTGGCCCTTTCCTCCATGGGCTTTGACCTTTTAGACCGGAAGCGAAACGTGCTGATCCGGGAGATGATGTCGCTGCTGGACCAATCCAAGCAGCTGCGCCGGGAGATCGGCTCCACCTACCAACAGGCCTATGACGCCCTGGCCAAGGCCAACCAAACCCTGGGCTCGGTGGATGATCTGGCCCAGGCTGCTCCGGTGGATCACGGCATCCAGCGCATCCGCTTTCGCAGCGTGATGGGCGTGGATATCCCCATTGTGGAATATGAGGAGCCTCAGCGCACCCTCTCCTACGGCCTTCACCAGAGCAACTCCCTGCTGGACAACGCCTATTGCTGTTTCTGCGAGGCCAAGCGGATGACCGCGCTGCTGGCGGAGGTGGAGAACAGCGCCTTTCGCCTGGCCCAGGCCATTGTCAAGACCCAGCGCAGGGCCAATGCGCTGAAAAACGTGAGCATCCCCACTCTGGAGTCCACGGTCAAATTCATCACCGACGCCCTGGAGGAAAAGGAGCGGGAGGAGTTCTCACGCCTGAAGGTGATCAAACGCCAAAAGCAGGCCCAGTGCTCAGATTAATGAAAAACGGCAGCCTCCGGAAAACGGAGGCTGCCGTTTCCTCTTTTGGACCACCGCTAACCGTTCTGTCAGTCTTGCAGGTACCCTCTTTGCCGAACTTGAATACAGTATAACCAAGGCAAGTAGCGAATCAGGAGACAGGTATTCAAATTCGTGGATTGCCATATGGATTGGCAGTATGCTTCCCATCAAATGCGAAAGGGAAGGAACTCTCTTGCGAAAAGCAGTACATCTATGGTAGGATATCCCTATAAAGATACTAAGGAGGACTGCAATGAAGCAGGACATGATTGTCATTTTGGACCTGGGCAGCGAGGAAAATCCCCGCCTTGCCCGTGAAATTCGTTCTCTTGGCGTTTACAGCGAGATTCATCCCCACGATCTCACCATGGAGGAGCTCAAGGCCCTCCCCAACGTAAAGGGCCTGATCCTCAACGGCGGCCCCAACCGGGTGGTGGACGGCGTCACCATCGACGTCTCGGCGGACCTTCTGCACTGCGGCCTGCCGGTTCTCTGCGCCGACCACAAGGGGGAGGCGCCCTGGCCCGCCGACGAGACGGATCGGAAAAAGGCCCTCTCCGACTTTGTCTTCCACACCTGCGGCGCCGAGGCCAACTGGACCATGGACAACTTCATTGCCGACCAGGTGGAACTGATCCGCCGCCAGGTGGGCGATCAAAAAGTGCTGCTGGCCCTCAGCGGCGGCGTGGACTCCTCGGTGGTAGCCGCGCTGCTCATCAAGGCAATCGGCAAACAGCTCACCTGCGTCCACGTGAACCACGGCCTGCTCCGTAAGGGTGAACCCGAGCAGGTGATCGAGGTCTTCCGCCACCAGATGGATGCCAACCTGGTCTATGTGGACGCCGTGGACCGCTTTTTGGACAAGCTGGCCGGCGTGGACGATCCGGAGCGCAAGCGGAAGATCATCGGCGCTGAGTTCATCCGCGTCTTTGAGGAAGAGGCCCGGAAGTTGGACGGCATCCGCTTCTTAGGCCAGGGGACCATCTATCCCGACATCATTGAAAGCGGCACCAAAACCGTCAAGGCAGTCAAGTCCCACCACAACGTGGGCGGCCTGCCGGAGGACCTGGATTTCGCCCTGGTGGAGCCTTTGAAGATGCTCTTTAAGGATGAGGTCCGTGCCTGCGGCAAGGCCCTGGGCCTGCCGGATTCCATGGTCTACCGCCAGCCCTTCCCCGGCCCCGGCCTGGGCGTGCGCTGCCTGGGCGCCATCACCCGGGACCGCCTGGAGGCGGTGCGGGAGTCCGACGCCATCTTACGGGAGGAATTTGCCAATGCCGGCCTGGAGGGCAAAGTGTGGCAGTACTTCACCGTTGTCCCCGACTTTAAGTCCGTGGGTGTGCGGGACGGCGTGCGGACCTTTGACTGGCCGGTGATCCTGCGGGCCGTGAATACTGTGGACGCCATGACCGCCACGGTGGAGGACGTGCCCTTCTCCCTTCTCCAGAGGATTACCCGGCGCATCACCAGCGAGGTGGCGGGAGTCAACCGCTGCCTTTACGATCTGACGCCGAAGCCCTCCGGCACCATCGAGTGGGAATGAGTTTTTGAAACTTTGAACCCGTTGCGGCACAACGGATAGACGGTTTTGTGCCTCTCTTTTGATAACGATTTGATAACGCTCCCCATAGGCCGTATCATTCTGTATCCCCGGTGGATTGCAGGTGAAAAGTGTTCCTTTGCGGCTTGTGGGTGACAGAAACCATATTACAAAGCCCTTACCGATGGCAACATCGGTAAGGGCTTTTGCTGTCTGTCAATCCTTTCCCAGCCTGTCCTTGAACGCTTCCACAAGGAAGTCGCTCAATTCCTTGGAGGGGACTTTGACCCATTTCCGGGTGGTGTCGTACTTGGGGTAGTTGTAGCGCCAGCGGTCGTAGTCCTCTCTGGTGATCTCCCCGGCCTCCAGCTTCTTGGCCTGCTCCGCCCAGGCGGACAGCATTTCAAGCATATCAACATAGGTCTTGCCTTTGGACTTGTCCAGCTTCAAACAGATTTCGCCGTCAATCTCTCCGATGGTAAGTCCCCGAATGTCCTCCAGGGCAAAGAGGGTGTGCATGAGGCCAATGTCGCTGTCTATGTCAGGGACGGTCAAGGCATCGGTGGACACTTCAAAGAAGCCCGCCAGCGTTCTGGTCAGGTCGGCCTTGGGGGTGCGGCTCCCGGTTTCATACTGCGCCATACGCACATCGGCAGAGCGTTCCGGGAACCCCACCACCTGACCGAGATACTTTTGCGTAACACCTTTCTTATTGCGGAAGAAGCGAATACGTTCACCAATCGCCATAACTGCCAACTCCAATCTATGTAATGGGGGACACTTGGAGTATAACAGATATGTTTAGAACTGTCAAGCAAAATATAAATAAATTTGTTTATATTTTCTTCTTGGAAAGCCTTGACATAACGGAATATAGTTAGTATAATAGAGCCAGCATTAAACAAATAGCGTTATCATTCAAGAAAGGAGGAACCAGCATGGAGAACAAGTTTATCCGGGTGGACGAGGTAGCGGACGAGCTGGGCGTGTCGAGGCCCTACGCCTACAAGCTCATTCGCCAGCTCAACGAGGAACTGAAAGGAAAGGGCTTCATCACCATTGCAGGGCGGGTCAACCGCCAGTATTTCAACGAACGGCTTTACGGAGCCAGAAAGGAAGTGAACGAAAATGCCGGTATTTAAGGACGAAAAGCGGGGCACATGGTACGTCATGGCGTGGTATCGGGACTGGACGGGGGAGCGTAAGCAGAAGTGCAAGCGGGGCTTTCCCACCAAGCGGGAGGCCCAGGACTGGGAGCGCAGCTTTCAAATGCAGACCGCCGCCGACATGGATATGACCTTTGAAGCCTTTGTCGAGCTTTACACCAAGGACGTGCGGCCCCGGCTGAAAGAAAACACCTGGCTGACAAAGGAGAACATCATCCAGAAGAAGATTCTGCCCTACTTCGGCAAGCGGAAGATCAGCGAGATCACCACCAAGGACGTGATCGCATGGCAGAATGAGCTGCTGGCCTATCGGGACGAACAGCGCAAGCCCTACTCCCAGACCTACCTCAAGACCCTGCACAACCAGCTCAGCGCCATTTTCAACCACGCTGTCCGCTTCTATGAGCTTCGTTCCAACCCCGCCGCCAAAGCTGGGAACATGGGGACGGAGGAGCGAAAGGAAATGCTGTTCTGGACAAAGGCGGAGTATCAGCGGTTTGCGGAGGCCATGATGGACAAGCCCCTCTCCTACTACGCCTTTGAAATGCTCTACTGGTGCGGTATTCGGGAGGGGGAGCTGCTGGCCCTCACCCCGGCGGACTTCGACTTTGAGGCCGGGACGGTGAAGATCAACAAGTCCTACCAGCGGCTCCACGGCGAGGATGTGATTACCACTCCGAAAACCAAGAAAAGCAATCGTACCATTAAAATGCCCAATTTCCTCTGTGACGAAATGCGGGACTACCTGGGAATGCTCTACGGGGTCAAGAAGAAAGACCGCATTTTCACCGTTACAAAAAGCTATCTCCACCATGAGATGGACAGAGGGGCGAAAGAGGCTGGTGTGAAGCGTATCAGAATCCATGACCTCAGACATTCGCACATTTCGCTTCTGATTGATATGGGCTTCTCTGCTGTGGCGATTGCTGACCGGGTAGGCCATGAGAGTATTGAGATCACATACCGCTATGCCCACCTGTTTCCGTCCAAGCAGACGGAAATGGCGGACAAGCTGGACTTTGAAAGGACGGGAGCATAATGTCGGCTAAAAATTTGGACAATCACAACCGCTGGCGGAACAAGACCGTGGCATTCCGGGTGTCCCCGGAGGAGGACGAACAGCTTGAGATTGCCGTCCGCCTGTCCGGGCTGACCAAGCAGGACTACATCACCCGGCGGCTGCTCAACCGGGACATTGTGGTGCAGGGCAATCCCAGGGTCTACAAGGCCCTGCGTGACCAGCTCGCCGCCGTCCTGGGGGAGCTGCGGCGCATGGAGGCCGGGGGCGGGGTGGATGATGAACTGCTCGCCACCATCCGCCTTATCACCATGACGCTGGATGGAATGAAGGAGGATTGATAGATTGATGGATTCCAGAGAAACGAAAAGGACTGTCCCGGTTCCGTCTGTTGGCGCAGACGGGGAACAGCCCATTTCACAAGCAACTGCCATGAGTATATCAGAAGCGGCTACCGAAAACAACCCCCAGGAGAAAAGTTTGGAGGAAAGGCTTCTGGAAATGCGCCGCATGACCGACCCGGCCTATCTCCCCACCATTTCCATGAGTGAGCTTTACCAGAATGTCTACCAGGGCAGACCGCCAATCATTGACGGTCTGCTCTACCCTGGGACGTACCTCTTTGCGGGAGCGCCCAAGGTGGGCAAGTCGTTCCTGATGGCCCAGCTTGCCTATCATGTGAGCATGGGCCTCCCCCTGTGGGGCTACCCCGTCCACAAGGGCACCGTCCTCTATCTGGCGTTGGAGGACGACCATCGCCGATTGCAGGGGCGGCTGTATCGGATGTTCGGCATGGACGGCACCAACGACCTGCTCTTTGCAATCCACGCTAAACAGCTCGGCGTTGGCCTGGAGGGACAGCTCAAAATGTTCGTCCGGGAACACCCCGATACCAAGCTGATTATCATTGACACCCTCCAAAAAGTCCGGGAGGCTGGCGGAGACAAGTACAGCTATGCCAACGACTACGAGGTGGTGGGCACACTGAAACGCCTTGCCGATGATTGCGGTATCTGTCTCCTGCTGGTACACCACACCCGAAAGCAACAGGCAGACGACAAGTTTGATATGATTTCCGGCACCAACGGCCTGTTGGGTGCGGCGGACGGGGCCTTTCTTCTTCAAAAGGAGAAACGGACGGACGGCAGCGCCATTCTGGACGTGGCCGGGCGTGACCAGCAAGACCAGCGGATGTATCTCACCAAGGACAGGGAGCGCCTTGTGTGGGAGCTGGAACGGCTGGAAACGGAGCCGTGGGTGGAACCGCCCGACCCGGTATTAGAGGCCGTTGCCGCCCTTGTGACGGCGGACAGGCCCGCCTGGGGCGGTACGGCCACGGAGCTGGCGGCGGCGCTCCAGACCGACATGAAGCCCA
Proteins encoded:
- a CDS encoding helix-turn-helix domain-containing protein: MAIGERIRFFRNKKGVTQKYLGQVVGFPERSADVRMAQYETGSRTPKADLTRTLAGFFEVSTDALTVPDIDSDIGLMHTLFALEDIRGLTIGEIDGEICLKLDKSKGKTYVDMLEMLSAWAEQAKKLEAGEITREDYDRWRYNYPKYDTTRKWVKVPSKELSDFLVEAFKDRLGKD
- a CDS encoding helix-turn-helix transcriptional regulator, which translates into the protein MENKFIRVDEVADELGVSRPYAYKLIRQLNEELKGKGFITIAGRVNRQYFNERLYGARKEVNENAGI
- a CDS encoding site-specific integrase, coding for MPVFKDEKRGTWYVMAWYRDWTGERKQKCKRGFPTKREAQDWERSFQMQTAADMDMTFEAFVELYTKDVRPRLKENTWLTKENIIQKKILPYFGKRKISEITTKDVIAWQNELLAYRDEQRKPYSQTYLKTLHNQLSAIFNHAVRFYELRSNPAAKAGNMGTEERKEMLFWTKAEYQRFAEAMMDKPLSYYAFEMLYWCGIREGELLALTPADFDFEAGTVKINKSYQRLHGEDVITTPKTKKSNRTIKMPNFLCDEMRDYLGMLYGVKKKDRIFTVTKSYLHHEMDRGAKEAGVKRIRIHDLRHSHISLLIDMGFSAVAIADRVGHESIEITYRYAHLFPSKQTEMADKLDFERTGA
- a CDS encoding plasmid mobilization protein, with the translated sequence MSAKNLDNHNRWRNKTVAFRVSPEEDEQLEIAVRLSGLTKQDYITRRLLNRDIVVQGNPRVYKALRDQLAAVLGELRRMEAGGGVDDELLATIRLITMTLDGMKED
- a CDS encoding helicase RepA family protein; this encodes MDSRETKRTVPVPSVGADGEQPISQATAMSISEAATENNPQEKSLEERLLEMRRMTDPAYLPTISMSELYQNVYQGRPPIIDGLLYPGTYLFAGAPKVGKSFLMAQLAYHVSMGLPLWGYPVHKGTVLYLALEDDHRRLQGRLYRMFGMDGTNDLLFAIHAKQLGVGLEGQLKMFVREHPDTKLIIIDTLQKVREAGGDKYSYANDYEVVGTLKRLADDCGICLLLVHHTRKQQADDKFDMISGTNGLLGAADGAFLLQKEKRTDGSAILDVAGRDQQDQRMYLTKDRERLVWELERLETEPWVEPPDPVLEAVAALVTADRPAWGGTATELAAALQTDMKPNALAMRLNVRAGRLAADYHIRYENSRSHAGRSITLTLEPPQA